TGCCCGAGGCGCCCCCGGTGACCACAGCCACGTTGCCCTGTGCGAGTGCGGGATGCATGATCCTCTCCTTCGTCCGTTGCGGCAAAGACTAGGGCCGCGTCCCGGCCTTGACCACTGTGTTTGCATTTCCGGCGAAAATCCTTACATTCCGGCCCAGCCATGCGAGCACCCGGGGCGCCCCGGCCTCGCCAAATCGCGACTTTTCCAGACATTTTCCGAAAGGACAGGATCCTCATGACGCAGGTCAAATCCGGCGACACCGTTCGCATTCATTACACCGGAACGCTGACCGACGGCAGCACCTTCGACTCGAGCGCGGGCCGCGACCCGCTGGAATTCACCGTGGGATCGGGACAGATCATCCCCGGTCTCGACAAGGCCATGCCGGGCATGGAAGTGGGCGAGAAGAAGCAGGTGACGGTGCCCGCGGACGAGGCCTATGGCCAGCCCAATCCTCAGGCCCAGCAGGCCGTGCCCCGCGCCGAGATCCCGGACCACATCCCGCTCGACCTCGGCACGCAGCTGCAGGTGCAGACGCCCGACGGGCAGGCCATGCAGGTGACCGTGGTGCAGGTGACGGATCAGGAGGTCACGCTGGACGCCAACCACCCGCTGGCGGGCAAGGACCTGACCTTCGACATCGAGCTTGTCGAGATCGACTGAGCGCGCGTCCCCCGAAACAGCAAAGGCCCGGTCCCCCGACCGGGCCTTTTTGCGTTTGGGACTTTCCAGCGCGAAAGGCGCCTCACCGGCAGCCCCCTCTGCAAGGCCGCCCGCCCCGCCAAAGTCCCGAAGCCGCGCCACGGCCCGTCGGCCCGACGGGCGCCGCGCCAGCCCCGGCCCGGGTTGTGCACCCGCCCACTGACCTGCGCCAGTCTCGTGTCCTTAAACGACCGATTTCGCTTTCCGTCCGCGCCCGGTGCGCTACCTTCATTCCAACGAATTTGCATCAAGGAGCATGGAATGAGCGGCAGCACACCCGAGGGCCTGGAAATCTTTGTCGGGACCTGGACCACCACGGGCCTTATCTTCGGTCGCGCAGAGGATACGCCGACGCACTTTACCGCGACAGACACATACGAGATGATGCCCGGCGGCAAGGTCATGCTGCACCGCTCGGAAGGAACGCGGAACGGGACAGAGACCAGCTCCGTCGAGGTGATCCGCGACAGCGGCGACGGCTTCGAGTGCGACACCTATGACCGCGATGGCGCGACCAGCCACTCCTGCGCGAAACTGGACGGCCACGACTGGCACATCGACGGGCAGGGCATGCGCTTTCGCGGCAAGTTCGACGCGGGCTTCGAAACGCTGTCCGGGCAATGGTATCGCGACACCGACGACAAGCCGGACCAGCTGTGGATGCAGGTGACCCTCGCCCGGCAAGAGGCCTGACGCCAATCGCCCCCCCTTGACCCCGCCACGCCTGCGCCTAGGTTGCGCGCGCAGGCCCTGACGGGGTCGCTGGCAAAGGGGGGCTTGCATGGCCTCGAAACACCGGACCTTCGGCATCATTGGCCTGGGCAACTTCGGCACCACCATCGCACGCGAGCTTCGGCGCTTCGGCAACGCGGTGATCGGCGTCGATCTGAACGAGACCCGGGTCTCTGACATGGCAGAGGTGCTGACGCAGGCGATGATCGCCGACGCCCGCGACGATGCGGCGCTGCGCGAGGCCGGATTCGGCGATTGCGACGTGGCCGTGGTGGCGTTGGGGTCGGATCTGGAAGCCAGCATTCTCTCGGCAATGAATCTCAAGCTGATCGGCGTGCCGGTGATCTGGGCCAAGGCCCGGACCAAGACCCACCACCGCATCCTCAACCGCCTCGGCGTCGACCGGGTGGTGCATCCCGAGGTCGAGATGGGCCAGCACATCGCGCAGGTGCTACACAATCCGCTGGTGCGCGACTACGTCAGCCTCGGCAACGGCTACCACGTGGTGAACTTTCGCATCCCCGAGACGCTGGAGGGCCGGACGCTGGCCGACCTCAACCACGGTGAGAAATTTGACCTGCGCTGTATCGGCGTGATGCGTGGGACAGAATTCATCGGCTCGGACATGCAGTCCTGCACCTTGCAATGCGACGACCTGCTGCTTCTGCTGGGCAAGCGCGGCGACCTGCGCGACTTCGCCTCCAGCCTCTGACACCGCCATGCCGCCCCGCTTCCGCAAGCTGCTGCGCCGCACCCGACGCCTCGATCTGCCGCCGCCGCTGGTGCTGGCGCTGGCCTACCTCGGTTTCATCGTCGCGGGCGCGGTGCTTCTGTGGCTGCCGGTCTCGCACCACGGCACGGTGACGCTGAACGAGGCGGTCTTCACCTCGACCTCGGCGGTCACGGTGACCGGGCTGATCCTCTCGGATACCGGCGCCACCTTCACCGGCTTCGGGCAAGGGGTGATCGCCCTGTTGATCCAGCTGGGCGGGCTCGGGCTGATGACCTTCGCGGTGCTGGTACTCTCGGCGCTGGGAATCCCGGTCGGCATGCCACAGCGGCTGATCCTGCGGGAGGACCTGAACCAGACCTCGGTCTCGAACCTGACGGTTCTGGTGCGGATCATCCTGATCGTGGCGCTGACCTGCGAGGCTCTGGGGGCGCTGCTGCTGGGCTTTGTCTTCGTCCCCGAATATGGCTGGAACGGCGTCTGGCAGGCGGTTTTCCACGCGGTCTCGGCCTTTAACAACGCGGGCTTCGCCCTGCATCCGGATTCGCTGTCGCACTGGGTGGGCAACCCGCTGGTGAACCTCGTGATCCCGGCCCTGTTCATCCTCGGCGGCATCGGCTTCATCGTGGTGGGCGACCTCTACCAGAAGCGCCGCTGGCGCACGCTGACGCTGCATTCGAAGCTGATGATCGCAGGCACCGCGGTGCTGATCGTCTGGGGCACTCTGGGCTTCGCGGTGCTGGAATGGACCAACCCCGCGACCCTCGGCCCGCTGGAGACCGGCACGAAACTCTGGGCCAGCTGGTTCCAGGGCGTCACCCCGCGCACCGCGGGCTTCAACACCGTGGACATCGGCGGCATGCACGACAGCACGACGCTCCTGACCATGACGCTGATGCTGGTGGGCGGTGGCAGCACCTCGACGGCGGGCGGCATCAAGGTGACGACGCTCTGCGTGCTGCTGCTGGCCACCATCGCCTTCTTCCGCCGCCGCTCCACCCTGCACGCCTTCGGCCGCTCGCTGGGCCTGAACGAGGTTATGAAGGTGCTGGCGCTCTCGATGGTCTCGGTGCTGCTGCTGATGAGCGCGATCTTCCTGGTCTCGATCAGCCACGACGGAGAGTTCCTCGACCTCGCCTTCGAAGCGGTCTCCGCCTTCGGCACCGTCGGCCTGTCGCGCGGCGCCACCGGCGACCTCGACGGCTTCGGGCAGGCGGTGATCATCGCGGTGATGTTCGTGGGCCGCGTCGGCCCGCTGACACTGGGCTTCTTCCTCGCCACCCATGGCACCCCGCGCGTGCGCTACCCGGCGGGCCAGATCTACCTCGGCTAGACCCCCGGCCCCCGCAATCCGCCGCGGTCCCCGGCCAGCCGCTGCTGCCCAATAGGGTTTCTTCTGTCCCCAAATATCCCGGGGGAGGCCGAAGGCCGGGGGGCAGAGCCCCCTTTCCCGGGCCCGTCCCAGCCGCTACACCCAAGCCACCAAAGGAAAGGCGCCGCCCATGCACATGGCCAGGGTCAACGACCTGCACATCCACTACACCCTCACCGGCCCCGAGGACGGCACCCCCGTGGTCTTCGCCAACTCGCTGGGCACCGACCTGCGGCTCTGGGACCCGGTGCTGCCGCTGCTGCCCGAGGGTCTGCGCATCCTGCGCTTCGACAAGCGCGGTCACGGGTTGTCGGATGCGCCCAAGGCCCCCTATTCCATGGGCGCGCTGATCACCGACATCGAACGCCTGATGGATCACCTCGGGTTGCGCGACGCGATCTTCGTCGGCCTCTCGATCGGCGGCATGATCGCGCAGGGGCTGGCGGCCAAGCGGCTCGACCTCGTCCGCGCCATGGTCCTGTCCAACACGGCCGCCAGGATCGGCACGCGCGAGATGTGGGCCGAGCGCATCGCCATGGTCGAGGCGGGCGGCCCCGAGGCGATCCTGGACGGCACCATGCAGCGCTGGTTCTCGAAGCCCTTTCACGATCACCCCGACTTCCCCGGCTGGCGCAACATGTTCCTGCGCACCCCGCCGCAGGGCTGGGCCGGCTGCGCCGCCGCCATCGCGGGCACCGACTTCATCTCCTCGACCAGCGGACTACGCCTGCCGACACTGGCGATCGCGGGCGACAAGGACGGCTCCACCCCGCCGGACCTCGTCTTCGAGACGGCGGGCCTGATCCCCGGCGCGCAGACCGCGCTGATCCGGGGCGCGGGCCACCTGCCCTGCGTGGAAAAGCCCGAGGACTACGCCCGCATCCTGACCGGCTTCCTGAAGGCACAGGGCGCCTGATGGCCCGCTTCCTGCTGGTCCACGGCGCGGCGCACGGGGCCTGGTGCTGGCGCGACGTGCTCCCGGCGCTTCGGGCGCTGGGTCACGAGGCAAAGGCCATCGACCTGCCCTCGCACGGCAGCGACCCGACCCCGCCGGAAACCGTGACGCTGGACGATTATGCGCAGGCCATCCTCGCCGCGCTGGAGCCCCATACGATCCTCGTCGGCCATTCCATGGGTGGTTACCCGATCACGCGCGCCGCAGAGATCGATGCCGCGCGGGTGGCCCGCCTCGTCTACCTCTGCGCCTATACGCCATGGCCGGATATGTCGCTGGCCCGGATGCGGTTCGAAGCGCCCTCGCAGCCGCTCCTGCCCGCGATCCGGCTGGCTGAGGGCGAAAAGACCTTCACCTTCGACCCCGCGCTCTCGCCCGGGATCTTCTACCACGACTGTCCGGAGGGCACGGCGGACTACGCCCTGCCCCGCCTGAGCCCGCAGCCGGTGGCACCCAATGGCACGGCAATCGCGCTGGAACACAGCCCGGCCCTGCCGCGCAGCTACATCCTGTGCGAAGAGGACCGCGCCATTCCGCCCGAGTTCCAGCAGACCATGGCCGAGCGCTTCGCCCCCGGGGACCGGCACCGCCTGCCCTGCGGCCACTCCCCCTTCTTCGCCATGCCCGACCGCCTCGCCGCCCTGCTGGACGCTATCGCCCGGGCCTGAACGCAGACGCCCCGCTCCGCTCCGGCGGAAACCATGCCCGGCCCGGCGTGACCGCCACCGGACCGGGCCCTCGCAAGGCACGGCGGTGCTTGCCCCCTCTCTCGCCAACGGCCTCAGGCAACCCGAGCCCACACCCGCGCGCCCTCCAGCTGCTCTGCCCTCCCGCAAATCTTCCGTAACGTCACCTCTCAAGGCCCGGTCGCTTTCGGACTAGCCCCCGACCACCCGCCTGTCGCAGGCTCGACCCGGACAACAGGAGGACGCCCTTGCCCCGCATCCGTGCCGCGGTCTGCACCGCCTTCAACCAGCCCCTCGCCATCGAGGCGCTCGACCTCCGCGCCCCCCTTGCCGGAGAGGTCGAGGTCACCCTCGAGGCCGTGGCGATCTGCCATTCCGACATCTCCTACGCCGAGGGCGCATGGGGCGGCGACCTGCCC
This region of Ponticoccus alexandrii genomic DNA includes:
- a CDS encoding FKBP-type peptidyl-prolyl cis-trans isomerase; amino-acid sequence: MTQVKSGDTVRIHYTGTLTDGSTFDSSAGRDPLEFTVGSGQIIPGLDKAMPGMEVGEKKQVTVPADEAYGQPNPQAQQAVPRAEIPDHIPLDLGTQLQVQTPDGQAMQVTVVQVTDQEVTLDANHPLAGKDLTFDIELVEID
- a CDS encoding potassium channel family protein yields the protein MASKHRTFGIIGLGNFGTTIARELRRFGNAVIGVDLNETRVSDMAEVLTQAMIADARDDAALREAGFGDCDVAVVALGSDLEASILSAMNLKLIGVPVIWAKARTKTHHRILNRLGVDRVVHPEVEMGQHIAQVLHNPLVRDYVSLGNGYHVVNFRIPETLEGRTLADLNHGEKFDLRCIGVMRGTEFIGSDMQSCTLQCDDLLLLLGKRGDLRDFASSL
- a CDS encoding TrkH family potassium uptake protein, producing the protein MPPRFRKLLRRTRRLDLPPPLVLALAYLGFIVAGAVLLWLPVSHHGTVTLNEAVFTSTSAVTVTGLILSDTGATFTGFGQGVIALLIQLGGLGLMTFAVLVLSALGIPVGMPQRLILREDLNQTSVSNLTVLVRIILIVALTCEALGALLLGFVFVPEYGWNGVWQAVFHAVSAFNNAGFALHPDSLSHWVGNPLVNLVIPALFILGGIGFIVVGDLYQKRRWRTLTLHSKLMIAGTAVLIVWGTLGFAVLEWTNPATLGPLETGTKLWASWFQGVTPRTAGFNTVDIGGMHDSTTLLTMTLMLVGGGSTSTAGGIKVTTLCVLLLATIAFFRRRSTLHAFGRSLGLNEVMKVLALSMVSVLLLMSAIFLVSISHDGEFLDLAFEAVSAFGTVGLSRGATGDLDGFGQAVIIAVMFVGRVGPLTLGFFLATHGTPRVRYPAGQIYLG
- the pcaD gene encoding 3-oxoadipate enol-lactonase, producing MHMARVNDLHIHYTLTGPEDGTPVVFANSLGTDLRLWDPVLPLLPEGLRILRFDKRGHGLSDAPKAPYSMGALITDIERLMDHLGLRDAIFVGLSIGGMIAQGLAAKRLDLVRAMVLSNTAARIGTREMWAERIAMVEAGGPEAILDGTMQRWFSKPFHDHPDFPGWRNMFLRTPPQGWAGCAAAIAGTDFISSTSGLRLPTLAIAGDKDGSTPPDLVFETAGLIPGAQTALIRGAGHLPCVEKPEDYARILTGFLKAQGA
- a CDS encoding alpha/beta fold hydrolase codes for the protein MARFLLVHGAAHGAWCWRDVLPALRALGHEAKAIDLPSHGSDPTPPETVTLDDYAQAILAALEPHTILVGHSMGGYPITRAAEIDAARVARLVYLCAYTPWPDMSLARMRFEAPSQPLLPAIRLAEGEKTFTFDPALSPGIFYHDCPEGTADYALPRLSPQPVAPNGTAIALEHSPALPRSYILCEEDRAIPPEFQQTMAERFAPGDRHRLPCGHSPFFAMPDRLAALLDAIARA